tttgtatgaatggccctctcagctgtttgaatgaatggccctctcggttgtttgtatgaatggccctctcggcaaaataaatgaatggccctcttggcaaaaataaatgaatggccctcttgccaaaataaatgaatggccctcttggaaaaataaatgaatggccccCTTGGCATGCAAATGACAATTATGGCCCTTGTGGCTGGATAATCTTTCTTTCATTCGTTGTATTGGATGTTGACCCCTGTGGCCAGATATGCCCTTTGTGCTtgtcatgacccttttggtTGCATGTATCTTTACGCCCATCCATTGTGACCCTCTCGGTCTGATGCTTCTTTGTCTTTCATTCTTTGTGTGACCCTCTTGTTCGGATCTATCTTTACGCTCATTTGTTGCGTGACTCTCGCGGTCAGATATCTCTTCAATACCCCGTTCTCTGCTATGACCCTTCCGTATCTTTCTACCCCATTTGTGCTTTGCCATTTGTCGTTCTTTGTGAATAAGCTGGCTGGTGGTACATCTACCATTTGCCTTTCATATTGGCGAATTAgctatataattttttttgagatCTCAAACATCTCCGCATTTTAACAGTTTCGAGGGCTTGCTTTGGGTGTCCTTTGCGTTGTCTTGATAAGCGAGAATTTTTTAGGTCCCCTCAAAAATTGTGCCCCAGTGTATGGCTTTACTTTGTTCCTTTCTTTGTTGACTGTCCCTaataggaatttttgagatctccTAAAAAAGTCTGCCCCAGTGTAGGGTTGACACTGTCTGGTTCTTGTATTGACCCTTGCAAGCCTGATTTTGTTGACttttcttgctttattatttttgagGTTGCCTAGGGGTTTcttagtttttcttttatgaagaCCGAGCTTgaaagcgcctacgtatcctgtcgcagcaggaattCAGGTCCAACATAGTTTGGAATAAATcaattgagttttggttttactaataaAGCGACCGGGTCCGgtatggactgcctacgtatcccatcGTGGGGAATTCAGGTCATTGCATAGTTCATTACAGATattatttgtttttctcctattctagtacgattacaagcaaaaggtaTGATTACAAGGAAATAAAAATGAGAGTACAAAGCAAATAGAATCTTAaatgtagtatctcttgagtGCGTCTGCATTGATGGCCTTGGGCCACTCTTTTCCGTccatctcggctaggactacgGCCCCTCCTGAGAGTACTTTCCTCACCATGTATGGTCCCTACCAGTTCAGCGTGAACTTTACTTTATATTCCTCCTAGTGAGGGAAGACTCACTTGAGTATGAGTTGCCCATACTTGAGTATGGAAAAGTCGAGTTCTGACCCACTTATTGAAGGCTCTACACATCCTTTGTCTATACAGCTGTCCTTGGCACACCGCCACCATTCTCTTTTCCTCTATAATGGCTAGCTGTTCATAATGGTTTCTGACCCATTCTGCAACTTTCAACTCTGCCTCTTGGATGAACCTGAGTGAAGGGATCTCCACTTCTGCGAGTATGACCGCTTCTGTACCATAAACGAGGAGGTATGGGGTCTCCCCAGTAGAAgttctagttgttgttttgtATCCTAACAGAGCATAAGGCAGCTGCTTGTGCCATTTCTTATAGTTGTCGACCATCTTCCTCAAGATCCTTTTGACGTTCTTGTTGGCAGCCTCTACGGCTCCATTCATCTGTGGCTGATAGGCGATAGAGTTCTTGTGAGTGATTTCGAATTGTTCACTGATGTCCTTCATCAAATGGCAATTCAGATTGGCACCATTATCTGTAATGATGGATTCTGGCACACCGAAACGACATATCAGATTGTTCTTGACGAAGTCAGCCACGACTTTCTTGGTCACTAATTTGTGGGAAGTTGCTTCtacccatttggtgaagtagtcgATGGCGACTAAGATGAAGTGATATCTGTTGGAAGCCGAAGGCTCAATGGGTCCTATGACATCCATTCCCCACGCCACGAAAGACTAGGGAGAGCTCATTGCATGTAATTCTGTGGTTGGAACCTTGATCAGATCCTTGTGTATCTGACAATGATGACACTT
The Lycium ferocissimum isolate CSIRO_LF1 unplaced genomic scaffold, AGI_CSIRO_Lferr_CH_V1 ctg14967, whole genome shotgun sequence DNA segment above includes these coding regions:
- the LOC132042390 gene encoding uncharacterized protein LOC132042390 is translated as MDVIGPIEPSASNRYHFILVAIDYFTKWVEATSHKLVTKKVVADFVKNNLICRFGVPESIITDNGANLNCHLMKDISEQFEITHKNSIAYQPQMNGAVEAANKNVKRILRKMVDNYKKWHKQLPYALLGYKTTTRTSTGETPYLLVYGTEAVILAEVEIPSLRFIQEAELKVAEWVRNHYEQLAIIEEKRMVAVCQGQLYRQRMCRAFNKWVRTRLFHTQVWATHTQVSLPSLGGI